A stretch of Thermus neutrinimicus DNA encodes these proteins:
- a CDS encoding ATP-binding protein has product MPEVEGLGERLEKLEGVVEATLQVLPPLVQDLSRRIDTLREEVKAELRETRTHTEGRLGSLEKRLGEVENKLEARLASTERRLAEGETRLESRMDQVQVRLEGQIQQVRQELEGRIAQVESKLETRIGQVQRHLGEQIHQVEGRLEARIGQVQSQLEGQIQQIQKELDTRTKQLETHIGQVQRHLGEQIHQVEGRLEARIGQVQSQLEGQIQQIQKELDTRTKQLETHIGQVQSHLGEQIHQVERRLEARIGQVQSQLEGQIQQLESRMAKLETRLEALRQEVKADINTAFNKAMLVFTAIGAVLALLTLLH; this is encoded by the coding sequence GGAAGGGGTGGTGGAGGCCACCCTCCAAGTCCTCCCCCCCTTGGTGCAAGACCTTTCGCGGCGCATAGATACCCTGCGGGAAGAGGTCAAGGCCGAGCTGAGGGAAACCCGGACCCATACGGAAGGCCGGTTGGGGTCCTTGGAGAAGCGTCTGGGCGAGGTGGAAAACAAGCTGGAGGCCCGGCTTGCTTCCACGGAAAGGCGCTTGGCGGAGGGGGAAACCAGGCTGGAGTCCCGGATGGACCAGGTACAGGTCCGTCTTGAAGGGCAGATCCAGCAGGTCCGCCAAGAGCTGGAAGGCCGGATTGCCCAAGTGGAAAGCAAGTTGGAAACCCGCATCGGCCAGGTCCAGAGGCACCTGGGTGAACAAATCCACCAGGTGGAAGGGAGACTGGAGGCCAGGATCGGCCAGGTCCAAAGCCAACTGGAAGGACAGATCCAGCAAATCCAAAAGGAGCTGGACACCCGAACGAAGCAGCTGGAAACCCACATCGGCCAGGTCCAGAGGCACCTGGGTGAACAAATCCACCAGGTGGAAGGGAGACTGGAAGCCAGGATCGGCCAGGTCCAAAGCCAACTGGAAGGACAGATCCAGCAAATCCAAAAGGAGCTGGACACCCGAACGAAGCAGCTGGAAACCCACATCGGCCAGGTCCAGAGCCACCTGGGTGAACAAATCCACCAGGTGGAAAGGAGACTGGAGGCCAGGATCGGCCAGGTCCAAAGCCAACTGGAAGGACAGATCCAGCAGCTGGAAAGCCGGATGGCAAAGCTGGAGACCAGGCTGGAAGCCCTGCGCCAGGAGGTCAAGGCGGATATCAACACCGCCTTCAACAAGGCCATGCTGGTCTTCACCGCCATCGGCGCGGTGTTGGCCCTGCTAACCCTTCTCCACTAA
- a CDS encoding formate--tetrahydrofolate ligase has product MIVKEALLPIEEVAGKLGLSRDRLYLYGPHMAKVLGEPPTAKGKLILVTAITPTPAGEGKTTTAIGLVDALWRLGKRAALALREPSLGPVFGVKGGATGGGRARVEPQHEINLHFTGDFHAVTSAVNLLNALLDNHLHQANELGIDPRRIELKRAIDMNDRSLRHIVLGLGGKAHGVPREGGFELTVATEVMALMSLARDFKDLQKRLGRMRVGFTYEGKPVYAEDLGAVGAMAALLRQAFLPNLVQTAEGNPAFIHMGPFGNIAHGTNSLRASLFALGLADYVVQEAGFATDLGMEKFMNVVARTAGLVPEAVVLVVTLRALRYHGGQDAYGMPDPQAVARGLANLEKHAENVELFGFKPVIALNRFPTDALEEIALVREFAQERGLPFALSEVYAKGGEGGSELAEKVLEALSLPHAYRPLYPLEMPLEEKVETIATRIYGAEGVEWSEEARKALKAAKREGCEALPVVMAKAATSLSDNPKLRGRPRGFRVRVTDLRCRFGAGFVVVYMGGIETLPGLPKVPQALGIHVDEEGNIRGMDY; this is encoded by the coding sequence GTGATCGTCAAGGAAGCGCTCCTACCCATAGAGGAAGTGGCCGGCAAGCTGGGCTTAAGCCGGGATAGGCTCTACCTCTACGGCCCCCACATGGCCAAGGTCCTGGGGGAACCCCCTACGGCCAAAGGGAAGCTGATCCTGGTCACCGCCATCACCCCCACTCCGGCCGGGGAGGGAAAGACCACCACCGCCATCGGCCTGGTGGATGCCCTATGGCGGCTTGGGAAAAGGGCCGCCTTGGCCCTGAGGGAGCCCTCCTTGGGCCCGGTTTTCGGGGTGAAGGGCGGGGCCACAGGGGGAGGCAGGGCACGGGTGGAGCCCCAACACGAGATCAACCTCCACTTCACCGGGGACTTCCATGCGGTGACCAGCGCGGTCAACCTCCTGAATGCCCTCCTGGACAACCACCTGCACCAGGCAAACGAGCTGGGAATCGACCCCAGGCGCATCGAGCTCAAGCGGGCCATCGACATGAACGACCGGTCCTTAAGGCACATCGTCCTGGGCCTTGGGGGCAAGGCCCATGGGGTGCCCCGGGAAGGAGGGTTTGAGCTCACCGTGGCCACCGAGGTCATGGCCCTCATGAGCCTGGCCCGGGACTTTAAAGACCTGCAAAAGCGCCTGGGAAGGATGCGGGTGGGCTTCACCTACGAGGGAAAGCCCGTCTACGCTGAGGACCTGGGGGCGGTGGGGGCCATGGCCGCCCTCCTAAGGCAGGCCTTCCTCCCCAACCTGGTGCAGACGGCGGAGGGGAACCCCGCCTTCATCCACATGGGGCCCTTTGGCAACATCGCCCACGGCACCAACTCCCTAAGGGCAAGCCTCTTCGCCTTGGGGCTGGCGGACTACGTGGTGCAGGAAGCGGGGTTTGCCACGGATCTGGGCATGGAGAAGTTCATGAACGTGGTGGCCCGCACCGCGGGCCTGGTCCCCGAGGCGGTGGTGCTGGTGGTCACCCTCCGGGCCCTCCGCTACCACGGGGGGCAGGATGCCTACGGGATGCCGGACCCCCAGGCGGTGGCCAGGGGCCTGGCCAACCTGGAGAAGCACGCGGAGAACGTGGAGCTATTCGGCTTCAAGCCGGTGATCGCCCTAAACCGCTTCCCCACGGACGCCCTGGAGGAGATCGCCCTGGTGCGGGAGTTTGCCCAAGAAAGGGGCCTACCCTTCGCCCTAAGCGAGGTCTACGCCAAAGGAGGGGAAGGGGGGTCGGAGCTGGCGGAAAAGGTCTTGGAGGCCCTCTCCCTGCCCCATGCCTACCGGCCCCTCTATCCCCTGGAGATGCCCCTCGAGGAGAAGGTGGAAACCATCGCCACCCGCATCTACGGGGCCGAGGGAGTGGAGTGGAGCGAGGAGGCCAGGAAGGCCCTTAAAGCCGCCAAGAGGGAGGGGTGCGAGGCCCTCCCCGTGGTCATGGCCAAGGCGGCCACCTCCCTTTCCGACAACCCCAAGCTCCGGGGAAGGCCCAGGGGCTTTAGGGTGCGGGTCACGGACCTGAGGTGCCGGTTTGGGGCAGGGTTCGTGGTGGTCTACATGGGGGGGATTGAGACCCTGCCCGGCCTGCCCAAGGTACCCCAGGCCCTGGGAATCCACGTGGACGAGGAGGGTAACATCCGGGGGATGGACTACTGA
- a CDS encoding threonine/serine dehydratase, which translates to MELEDIYAAHRRIRPYIHRTPLLTSRLLDVLLGKRVLLKAEHLQKTGSFKARGALSKALTLESPKGLLAVSSGNHAQGLAYAARILGVKALIVMPEEASPYKKEAARAYGAQVVDQGVRVENREEVARALLLETGYAFIHPFDDPLVMAGQGTAGLELMAQAGELGLFPEAVLVPVGGGGLIAGVATAVKALSPSTLVLGVEPEGADDARRSLEEGGIVRLPQAPKTRADGVRTLALGQHTFPILKGKVDAILTVSEEAILEAEGLLFTRTKQVVEPTGALPLAAVLEHGKGLPGVLALLLSGGNRGFCPAP; encoded by the coding sequence GTGGAACTGGAGGACATCTACGCCGCCCACCGGCGCATCCGCCCCTATATCCACCGCACCCCCCTCCTCACCTCGAGGCTCCTGGATGTACTCCTGGGAAAGCGCGTGCTTTTAAAAGCCGAGCACCTGCAGAAGACGGGAAGCTTCAAGGCCCGGGGGGCTCTTTCCAAGGCCCTGACCCTAGAAAGCCCCAAGGGGCTCCTGGCGGTGAGTAGCGGCAACCACGCCCAGGGTTTGGCCTACGCCGCCCGGATCCTGGGGGTCAAGGCCCTCATCGTGATGCCGGAGGAGGCAAGCCCCTACAAGAAGGAGGCGGCCCGGGCCTACGGGGCCCAGGTGGTGGACCAAGGGGTTAGGGTGGAAAACCGGGAGGAGGTGGCCAGGGCCCTTCTCCTGGAAACCGGGTACGCCTTCATCCATCCCTTCGATGATCCCCTGGTCATGGCCGGCCAGGGCACCGCCGGGCTGGAGCTCATGGCCCAGGCAGGGGAGCTAGGCCTTTTCCCGGAAGCGGTCCTGGTCCCGGTGGGGGGAGGGGGGCTCATCGCCGGGGTGGCCACGGCGGTAAAGGCCCTCTCCCCCAGCACCCTGGTCCTGGGGGTGGAGCCCGAAGGGGCGGACGACGCCAGGAGGAGCCTGGAGGAAGGCGGGATCGTGCGCCTGCCCCAGGCCCCCAAAACCCGGGCGGACGGGGTAAGGACCCTGGCCCTGGGCCAGCACACCTTCCCCATCCTGAAGGGGAAGGTGGACGCCATTCTCACCGTGAGCGAGGAGGCCATCCTGGAGGCCGAGGGGCTCCTCTTCACCCGCACCAAGCAGGTGGTGGAGCCCACCGGGGCCCTCCCCTTGGCCGCCGTGCTGGAGCATGGGAAAGGGCTTCCTGGGGTCCTGGCCCTCCTCCTTTCGGGGGGAAACCGGGGGTTTTGCCCCGCCCCCTAG
- a CDS encoding type II toxin-antitoxin system HicB family antitoxin, which produces MDGMGTLTRHLEEAMARARHGLMEGEEPYHGGIPDLPGVWATGKGLRGREANLQAALEDGPLFLVSRGQAPTPLGEVRLGLPHGEAA; this is translated from the coding sequence ATGGATGGGATGGGCACCTTAACCCGCCACCTGGAGGAGGCCATGGCCCGGGCCCGCCACGGGCTCATGGAGGGCGAGGAGCCCTACCACGGGGGGATTCCAGACCTGCCCGGGGTCTGGGCCACGGGCAAGGGCTTAAGGGGGCGCGAGGCTAACCTGCAGGCGGCCCTGGAGGACGGGCCTCTCTTTTTGGTCTCCCGGGGCCAGGCCCCTACGCCCCTGGGCGAGGTTCGCCTTGGTCTACCCCATGGCGAAGCGGCTTAA
- the carA gene encoding glutamine-hydrolyzing carbamoyl-phosphate synthase small subunit, whose protein sequence is MAGVKERAVLVLEDGTVYHGYAFGARGKTVGEVVFNTAQTGYQEIMTDPSYHGQIVVMTYPHQGNYGVNVYDMQSNRPWVKGFVAKEFSRMASNPRAQQTLKEFMEFYGVVGIEGIDTRALVRKIREGGVLKGTIAHASLFGDPQHAFTPEELEALRQEAKAWTDIDGRDMTPEVSTPLPYAWPTLKSGRRIVVMDFGIKHAIVENLAALGFEILVVPGKTPASQIMALEPHGLLISNGPGDPSMPRYAHETIWKLMGLLPTFGICLGHQLLALAAGGRTYKMKFGHRGANHPVKNLLTGKIEITSQNHGYAVDIDSLKEFKPTHINLNDGTLEGMAHARYPVFSVQYHPEAAPGPHDALYLFRRFLEEVEAFHGATGLPVEKQRADGHGV, encoded by the coding sequence ATGGCTGGAGTGAAGGAGCGAGCGGTTTTGGTCCTGGAGGACGGCACCGTCTACCACGGCTACGCCTTCGGGGCCCGGGGGAAGACGGTGGGGGAGGTGGTCTTTAACACCGCCCAGACCGGCTACCAGGAGATCATGACCGACCCCAGCTACCACGGGCAGATCGTGGTCATGACCTACCCCCACCAGGGCAACTACGGGGTCAACGTCTACGACATGCAGTCCAACCGCCCCTGGGTGAAGGGCTTCGTGGCCAAGGAGTTTAGCCGCATGGCCTCTAACCCCAGGGCCCAGCAGACCCTGAAGGAGTTCATGGAATTCTACGGGGTGGTGGGGATCGAGGGGATCGACACCCGGGCCCTGGTGCGGAAGATCCGCGAAGGGGGGGTGCTGAAAGGGACCATCGCCCACGCCAGCCTTTTCGGGGATCCCCAGCACGCCTTCACCCCGGAGGAGCTGGAGGCCCTCCGCCAGGAGGCCAAGGCCTGGACGGACATCGACGGGCGGGACATGACCCCCGAGGTCTCCACCCCCCTGCCCTACGCCTGGCCCACCCTGAAGTCGGGCCGGCGCATCGTGGTCATGGACTTTGGCATCAAGCACGCCATCGTGGAGAACCTGGCCGCTTTGGGCTTCGAGATCCTGGTGGTGCCCGGGAAGACCCCGGCCAGCCAGATCATGGCCCTGGAGCCCCACGGGCTTCTCATCTCCAACGGCCCCGGGGACCCCTCCATGCCCCGCTACGCCCACGAGACCATCTGGAAGCTCATGGGGCTACTTCCCACCTTCGGCATCTGCCTGGGGCACCAGCTCCTGGCCCTGGCGGCGGGGGGGCGCACCTACAAGATGAAGTTCGGCCACCGGGGGGCCAACCACCCGGTGAAGAACCTCCTCACCGGGAAGATCGAGATCACCAGCCAAAACCACGGCTATGCGGTGGACATCGACTCCCTGAAGGAGTTCAAGCCCACCCACATCAACCTGAACGACGGGACCCTCGAGGGCATGGCCCATGCCCGCTACCCCGTCTTCTCCGTGCAGTACCACCCCGAGGCCGCCCCCGGGCCCCACGATGCCCTCTACCTCTTCCGCCGCTTCCTGGAGGAGGTGGAGGCCTTCCACGGGGCCACGGGGCTTCCCGTGGAGAAGCAACGGGCGGACGGGCACGGGGTATAG
- a CDS encoding O-antigen ligase family protein — protein MRWLPLALGLAPLFPPLALLAPLFLGYLRRLSPWALGLLGIYALFLLLPALLAPEAWAFPLALGRLLYVLGLLGAGVALGLQAPSPSRALRPLGYGLFLLYLTAFLASYLTFGDRVVGERLMHPFHSPVGLGFMGAVGVLLAAYTRYSWPFRLLLGLLGGAVLLLSASRGGMLALLLGGAFGLLFRGRGFWALGVAGLVLFAAFTSDNPLSERFFQTHLSGREGLWLRAYEVYRAHPWTGVGPYVLGDYLKGTLFGDCFLFPLLEARGLTCPDGLRPLGGLWSFAHNHLLQALGEGGVLGGVGLLLLVGGFLAAAWGEGLLFSLLLAFVAMGMSDNPFSVPSPFRGEVFFLLGGMALARGVRLPATLGWAGAVALLWSLPFLYLATRPPTPPPRLAYLALPPEGVGFLRLVGGEGYRVQVWLCQKGCQRLGWEWPGDKRVIFRVPEGLPPGEYRLRVLLFSQHRLALRPRYVLEKEVRW, from the coding sequence GTGCGCTGGCTGCCTCTGGCCCTGGGCTTGGCTCCCCTTTTCCCTCCCCTGGCCCTTTTAGCCCCCCTATTCTTGGGTTACCTGAGGCGGCTTTCCCCCTGGGCCCTGGGCCTTTTGGGTATCTACGCCCTTTTCCTTCTCCTTCCCGCCCTTCTGGCCCCGGAAGCCTGGGCCTTCCCCTTGGCCCTGGGCCGGCTTCTTTACGTGCTGGGCCTCTTGGGGGCGGGGGTGGCCTTGGGCCTCCAGGCCCCTTCCCCATCCCGGGCCCTAAGGCCTTTGGGGTATGGCCTTTTCCTCCTCTACCTGACGGCCTTCCTGGCCTCGTACCTGACCTTCGGGGACAGGGTGGTGGGGGAAAGGCTTATGCACCCCTTCCATAGCCCGGTGGGCCTGGGGTTCATGGGGGCAGTGGGGGTCCTCCTTGCCGCCTACACCCGTTATTCCTGGCCCTTCCGCCTCCTTCTGGGCCTTTTGGGGGGAGCGGTTTTGCTCCTCAGCGCGAGCCGCGGGGGGATGCTGGCCCTGCTCCTTGGGGGGGCTTTTGGGCTTCTTTTCCGCGGGCGGGGGTTTTGGGCCTTGGGGGTAGCCGGGCTGGTCCTCTTCGCCGCTTTCACCTCCGACAACCCTCTTTCCGAGCGCTTCTTCCAGACCCACCTTTCGGGGCGCGAGGGGCTATGGCTCAGGGCCTATGAGGTCTACCGGGCCCATCCCTGGACGGGGGTGGGGCCCTATGTGCTGGGGGATTACCTGAAGGGGACCCTCTTTGGCGACTGCTTTCTCTTCCCCCTCCTCGAGGCCCGGGGCCTCACCTGCCCTGATGGGCTTAGGCCCCTTGGGGGTTTGTGGAGCTTTGCCCACAACCACCTTCTCCAGGCCCTGGGGGAAGGCGGGGTGTTGGGTGGGGTGGGGCTTCTTCTCCTGGTGGGGGGGTTTTTGGCCGCCGCCTGGGGGGAGGGGCTCCTTTTCTCCCTCCTCCTGGCCTTTGTGGCCATGGGGATGAGCGATAACCCCTTTAGCGTCCCGAGCCCCTTCCGGGGGGAGGTCTTCTTCCTCCTGGGGGGGATGGCCCTGGCTCGGGGGGTAAGGCTTCCCGCCACCTTGGGTTGGGCGGGGGCCGTGGCCCTTCTTTGGTCCTTGCCCTTCCTCTACCTGGCCACCCGCCCCCCCACCCCTCCCCCCAGGCTGGCCTACCTGGCCCTTCCCCCGGAGGGGGTGGGTTTCTTGCGCCTCGTGGGAGGGGAGGGGTACAGGGTCCAGGTGTGGCTTTGCCAAAAGGGCTGCCAGCGCCTGGGCTGGGAGTGGCCGGGGGACAAGCGGGTTATTTTCCGGGTACCAGAGGGTCTACCTCCCGGGGAGTACCGGCTTAGGGTCCTCCTCTTCAGCCAGCACCGCCTGGCCCTAAGGCCCCGCTATGTGCTGGAGAAGGAGGTGCGGTGGTGA
- a CDS encoding LptF/LptG family permease — translation MTLYRHILKESLPLLLLALLFLTLVYLFGFFYAGARWLEGVPLVKVARWLSYHVPGVLVQVFPIALVTTTVLVFGRLSAEGAQFALLSGGIPLWRAALPLVGTGALLSGAALYLQEKLVPYYNERVRVAWWDEIHTQGAGLFRLKGLQIPIGKGRSLYFEDFDMGKKEMVKVRITSFQGEEGTFLFAERGNWEDRVITLKEYRFYRVDFAEVPRLETAKDLLAQTRKVFRVVSQGKVLEVESDLSRARAIADYADTFSFGQDSLSGAWAKMRDPFLAPLEKWRARLEFHSKLALPLANLVLVLLATAMALRYGRSTGLALGLSVVLALGYYGAFFLGRSLAGIGALPPELGAWGANLLFLLLGIRALR, via the coding sequence ATGACCCTCTACCGGCACATCCTCAAGGAAAGCCTCCCGCTTCTCCTCTTGGCCCTCCTTTTCCTCACCCTCGTCTACCTCTTCGGCTTCTTCTACGCCGGGGCCCGCTGGCTGGAAGGGGTGCCCTTGGTCAAGGTGGCGCGTTGGCTTTCCTACCACGTGCCCGGGGTCCTGGTCCAGGTTTTCCCCATCGCCTTGGTCACCACCACGGTCCTGGTCTTCGGCAGGCTTTCCGCGGAAGGGGCCCAGTTCGCCCTGCTCTCGGGGGGGATTCCCCTTTGGCGGGCGGCCCTGCCCCTGGTGGGAACAGGGGCTTTGCTGAGCGGCGCGGCCCTCTACCTGCAGGAAAAGCTGGTTCCCTACTACAACGAAAGGGTACGGGTGGCCTGGTGGGACGAGATCCATACGCAAGGGGCCGGGCTATTCCGCCTAAAGGGCCTACAGATCCCCATCGGCAAGGGACGAAGCCTCTACTTTGAGGACTTCGACATGGGGAAAAAGGAGATGGTGAAGGTGCGGATCACCTCCTTCCAGGGGGAGGAGGGCACCTTCCTCTTCGCCGAGCGGGGAAACTGGGAGGACCGGGTGATCACCCTGAAGGAGTACCGCTTCTACCGGGTGGATTTCGCCGAGGTTCCCCGGCTGGAAACCGCCAAGGACCTCTTGGCCCAGACCCGCAAGGTCTTCCGGGTGGTGAGCCAGGGGAAGGTCTTGGAGGTGGAGTCCGACCTCTCCCGGGCCCGGGCCATCGCCGACTACGCCGACACCTTCAGCTTTGGCCAGGATAGCCTCTCGGGGGCCTGGGCCAAGATGCGGGACCCCTTTTTGGCCCCCCTGGAAAAGTGGCGGGCCCGGCTGGAGTTTCACTCCAAGCTGGCCCTGCCCCTGGCCAACCTGGTCCTGGTCCTCCTGGCCACGGCCATGGCCCTACGCTATGGCCGGAGCACGGGGCTCGCCCTGGGCCTAAGCGTGGTGCTGGCCCTGGGGTACTATGGGGCCTTCTTCCTGGGCCGCTCCTTGGCGGGGATCGGGGCCCTCCCCCCGGAGCTTGGGGCCTGGGGGGCCAACCTGCTCTTCCTCCTTTTGGGGATCAGGGCCTTACGGTAA
- the secG gene encoding preprotein translocase subunit SecG codes for MDFLYTLVILLYLGVAGLLVYLVLVQEPKQGAGDLMGASADLFSARGVTGGLYRLTVILGVVFVALALLIGLWTR; via the coding sequence ATGGACTTCCTTTACACCTTGGTCATCCTCCTCTACCTGGGCGTGGCCGGGCTTTTGGTCTACCTGGTCCTGGTGCAGGAGCCCAAGCAGGGCGCCGGAGACCTCATGGGGGCCTCCGCGGACCTCTTTTCCGCCCGCGGGGTCACCGGGGGGCTTTACCGGCTCACCGTCATCCTGGGGGTGGTCTTCGTGGCCCTGGCCCTTTTGATCGGCCTCTGGACCCGTTGA
- the argH gene encoding argininosuccinate lyase: protein MGHRTWGGRFAEGPSELAARFNASLSFDRALWREDLWQNRVHAQMLHRVGLLTEEELKAILKGLDQIEKEIQAGTFPWREELEDVHMNLEARLIELVGPPGGKLHTARSRNDQVATDLRLFLRGAIEELLALLLDLRRVLVREAERHLEPLYVLPGYTHLQRAQPILLSHWFLAYYEMFLRDAGRLEDARKRLNESPLGAAALAGTGFPIDRHYTARELGFSAPMRNSLDAVASRDFALEVLSAFNIGMLHLSRLAEELILYSTEEFAFVEVPDAFATGSSIMPQKKNPDILELIRAKAGRVLGALVALSAVVKGLPLAYNKDLQEDKEPLLDALGTYRDSLRLLATLLPGLRWRRERMWRAAEEGFALATELADYLAEKGLPFREAHHVVGRLVRRLVEEGRALKDLTLEELKAHHPLFAEDALPLLRLETAIQRRRSFGGTAPEAVRERIFEAKKEVGLA, encoded by the coding sequence ATGGGGCATAGGACCTGGGGTGGCCGCTTCGCCGAGGGCCCAAGCGAGCTGGCGGCCCGCTTTAACGCCTCCCTTTCCTTCGATCGGGCCCTTTGGCGGGAGGACCTTTGGCAGAACCGGGTGCACGCCCAGATGCTCCACCGGGTGGGCCTTCTCACCGAGGAGGAGCTAAAGGCCATTCTGAAGGGCCTGGACCAGATCGAGAAGGAGATCCAGGCGGGCACCTTCCCCTGGCGGGAGGAGCTTGAGGACGTGCACATGAACCTGGAGGCCCGCCTCATCGAGCTGGTGGGCCCTCCTGGGGGCAAGCTCCACACGGCAAGAAGCCGCAACGACCAGGTGGCCACGGATCTCCGGCTTTTCCTCCGGGGGGCCATAGAGGAGCTCCTGGCCCTCCTTTTGGACCTGCGCCGGGTTCTGGTGCGGGAGGCGGAGCGGCACCTGGAGCCCCTTTACGTCCTTCCCGGCTACACCCACCTGCAACGGGCCCAGCCCATTTTGCTTTCCCACTGGTTTTTGGCCTACTACGAGATGTTCCTAAGGGATGCTGGTCGCCTGGAGGACGCCAGGAAGCGCCTCAACGAAAGCCCCCTGGGGGCTGCGGCCCTGGCGGGGACGGGGTTTCCCATAGACCGCCACTACACCGCGCGGGAGCTCGGCTTTTCCGCTCCCATGCGGAACTCCTTGGACGCGGTGGCAAGCCGGGACTTCGCCCTCGAGGTGCTTTCTGCCTTCAACATCGGCATGCTCCACCTCTCCCGCTTGGCGGAGGAACTCATCCTCTATAGCACCGAGGAGTTCGCCTTCGTGGAGGTCCCGGATGCCTTCGCCACCGGCTCCTCCATCATGCCCCAGAAGAAGAACCCGGACATCCTGGAGCTCATCCGGGCCAAGGCGGGAAGGGTCTTGGGGGCCCTGGTGGCCCTCTCCGCGGTGGTGAAGGGATTGCCCCTCGCCTACAACAAGGACCTGCAGGAGGACAAGGAACCCCTTCTGGATGCCCTCGGCACCTACCGGGATAGCCTCAGGCTCCTCGCCACCCTTCTCCCTGGGCTCAGGTGGCGGCGGGAGAGGATGTGGCGGGCGGCGGAGGAGGGCTTTGCCCTGGCCACGGAGCTCGCCGACTACCTGGCGGAGAAGGGGCTTCCCTTCCGGGAGGCCCACCACGTGGTGGGGCGCCTGGTGCGGCGGCTTGTGGAGGAGGGAAGGGCCCTAAAGGACCTCACCCTGGAGGAGCTAAAGGCCCACCACCCCCTCTTCGCGGAGGATGCCCTGCCCCTACTCCGGCTGGAAACCGCCATCCAAAGGCGCCGCTCCTTCGGGGGCACGGCCCCCGAGGCGGTGCGGGAGAGGATTTTTGAGGCTAAAAAGGAGGTGGGCCTTGCTTGA
- a CDS encoding N-acetyltransferase, with amino-acid sequence MLDTKIELPTVSLPQVQRGRAVELRKARLGDVDAIYWLIRYWAEKGLMLVRSHSHLYENIRDFQVLVDEDGHIVGTVALHVLWRDLAEIRGLAVHPNRQGEGLGRWLVLGAEREARDLGLPRVFAWTLQVGFFRSLGYQVTTREALPPKVWSECNACPFYENCREIAVIKSLSPGAFGG; translated from the coding sequence TTGCTTGATACGAAAATAGAACTCCCCACGGTTTCCCTGCCCCAGGTGCAAAGGGGAAGGGCGGTGGAGCTCAGGAAGGCCAGGCTCGGCGACGTGGACGCCATCTACTGGCTTATCCGCTACTGGGCGGAGAAGGGCCTGATGCTGGTCAGGAGCCACAGCCACCTCTACGAGAACATCCGCGACTTCCAGGTCCTCGTGGACGAGGACGGCCACATCGTGGGCACCGTGGCCCTGCACGTGCTCTGGCGGGACTTGGCGGAGATCAGGGGCCTTGCGGTGCACCCCAACCGGCAGGGGGAGGGCCTGGGGCGCTGGCTGGTCCTGGGGGCGGAGCGGGAGGCAAGGGACCTGGGCCTGCCCCGGGTCTTCGCCTGGACGCTTCAGGTGGGCTTCTTCCGCTCCTTGGGCTACCAGGTCACCACCCGGGAAGCCCTGCCCCCCAAGGTGTGGAGCGAGTGCAACGCCTGCCCCTTCTACGAGAACTGCCGGGAGATCGCCGTCATCAAGAGCCTTTCCCCGGGGGCTTTCGGGGGCTAG